Part of the Lolium rigidum isolate FL_2022 chromosome 6, APGP_CSIRO_Lrig_0.1, whole genome shotgun sequence genome, tccggggcctcgacctgctcgagaccagctccggcttcttgaggggcggttccggcggtatgggccaagaagtgcacgaagtgacacctttgcttctctaacacacaggagacccgggcggatctgcattggtcttccacctttatttcctcgctcgggggcggattgggtggggtttgatttttcggatctaaggcggaatcttcgctaggaagttcctgcgtctcggagcggatcttcgcgactgcgtcctgctcggcggcggtcgcgtcagtgctacttaccagtgggtttccgtcggaatcgacggtttccccgatgaagatgtgtatgccgccaactgggacgatggagagcttgacggggtcggttttagccggaatccggccactcatccggagggacgatcggcagatttccggcgtaaaggacacgccccacagcgatggtgtcgtcgtagcttcccatggcggaaccctcccggttcccggCCTCCGAGACGccgcgaggccccacggtgggcgccaagctgtcgttgcctaatcgacggtacctcggagaagggatcctcacgaggggagaagaagaaggggccatagggcggagtgcacacgggacggtggtacgcgatttacccagcttcggaacacctgcacgatgacagggcctactgctgcttgtttggaattatctgggcgctttcgcgttgttacaatgagttgtagttgtctctagggctcccaggatccggcttataaaggcgcacggatctagggtttacatggagagtcctagccggattacaggtttgcctaactacgatactatgtcttgccgtgcacgtcaaggatccgccttcctctatacgtcgtcccggatccgggttcctactaggccttcatggatccgggttcctcctaaggtcggtcggatccggctcccctgctcctgggccggacatcttccgtcagaatcaacaacaactgggccgcccgatgggccacatgcctcatcaccatctgtgggccaccctggcttgccggatctaggcactgtcgatggtacacccatgaagtatacccacaacattcgTCGATGCTCAAAGCCCTTTTTTGGCCGTAGAAAGCATCAACGACATTTTCGGACGCGCGCGGGAGGTAAGCACATCCCGTATGTGCCTTCTACATCATTGTGACACCTCTACCACCCGCTTTGTGTTCGACCGTTTCCCGCCCCTAGCTAATTGTTTGTTTTTTGAGAAGATGAATATTTTTTTGGCAATAATTTGTCGATGATTTATTGTCAGACGAAGAGTTCGATGATTGGGAGAAGCTTGCGGTGGTGGTGTTGATTCAAGCGGAGACAACAAAGAAGAAACTGTGGCGGCTCGATGTTGGGTCGTCAAGTGATCAACCGCACCCGAATTGCCGCGCACGACAAGTTCATCGCGGACTACTTCAACCATGATGCCGTAAAACGTGCTTTAGGCTACGGTTTAGATTGAGCTCTAAGTTGTCCAGGAAAACTTTTGAGGCCACCAAGATATATGACACATATTTCACTCGAAGGAAGAATGCCGCGGGGCTTCTAGGTCTTAGATACCAAAAGCTCACAGCCGCTTTCGAGGATGATGGTTTACATCATTCCTGCTGATTTGATTGATGATCATGTGTGAATACGAGAGAGCACAATTCTCAAGAGTttccgctgttttgggaaggTTGTCATTGCAATTTTTGGTGAGGAGTACACGCGGTGCACCAAATGAGGCCGACACTCAGAGGTTTCTATCCATCAACAAAGCTAAGGGTTTGCCATGCATGCTTGGTTCTATTGACTGTATGTATTGGCGGTGGAAGAGTTTCCCTGCTGCTTGACATGGCCAGTTCACCAGCTATGTGCATGATCCTGCCATAATTCTAAAAGTTGCTGCAAATCAGGAGCATGCTTTCTTTGGCCTCTTGGGATCTTGCAATCATATCAATGTATTGCATTGATCACCACTCTTTACTGGGTTATCTCATGGAGAGGCTCCCCTTGTTGAGTTCATGCTTAATGACCACAAGTACATAATGGGGcattaggctagccatagtgctagtatcatagctagtatcatgcatattggtcccacaaaaatgctgatgtggcagctaattaaggaggagagaggagattagagtaggtagatactgtatcatagcgcatgtcacgagaaaagttaatgccaaacaaatcttgtgcacaaagttgtattgagattctaaaaagcaataaatataacgtgactatgatactacttcatgatactaaccactatagagatagtatcatacacaagtatcatatgcatgatactactacatgatacttaccactatgaccagccttatctTGGGCGATATTTGTGAAGTCACATTGTCAACCCTGAGGTAAAAAATAATGCATGGTCACTTCACTACATGTTGGAAAGATGTGGAGccaggcttggaggtttggcaatCTCGGTTTACCATTGTGCGAGGACCGGCCAAGTTTGGGATGAGAAAACTTTGGAAAGAATTATGACAACCGCTATAATCATGCATAATATGATGGGAAGAAGATGAGTGTGACCAACATTTCTAATGTATGGGAAGAAGAATTAGGCCAACAAATTGATGAAGCTAGAATCCAACAGTTTCTCTAGGTGCACCGAGAGATGGAGAACAGTGAGATGCATGTCTGACTCCAAGATGACTTGATTGAGGAGCTTTGGAAGGTACACGGCAACAATTGATTTGTTTGTTGAACTTATTTATTTGATGGTTCATGGTTGTAATGTGATGAACCATGTTACTTGTTTAAACTTGTAATTTGTGTTTGAACTTTTTGTTTATTGGTTGTATTGTGATGAATCTTTTTTATGTGATGAATTGCAATATACTTATTTTAATTATGTATGGTTTCATAGATAAAACAATGAGTTCATAGATTCGTAGTTAATTAGACAACACACGGATTTTTTGGAACTGAAGTTTTTCGTCTTCTGCTACGTCTATAGTTTTCTGGGATCCCAATACTTTCTCTCCCCACTCCCAAAACGTGAGTGAGGTGTTATGCTTCTGATGGAGATGCTATTATGTATTCAACATTCTCTTTTGTACAGAATTTTACGCCATCTGCTAGAAATGCTTTTAGAATCTCTCCATCAACCATACTACCAAATAGTCAAACATGTTGCGTTCTCCTTTAATTTCCTAAGCACATTTTGCTCCTCCACGAAACCACAAAACCCCTTCTCTATATTTTTGGCAAATAAATCTCCTTCATTATTACCCACTCTGTCCACAAATAGGCGTACTACTAGCTCTTGATATAAGTTAAACTGTTGAAGATTTGACTAACTTTATAGACAAAATGTAGCAACATATATGATATCAAATTGAAATATTATGAAACTGCACTTTAAAACCGCTCGAGTTGTACTAATTTGGTGTCATAAGTATCGCTATGTTTTCCTATAAAGTGGGTCAAATTTTGTTAAATTTCACTTAATACAAAGTTTAGAATTACACTATCTTTTTTTTGGCTGGAGGACTTTCCCTATGTTCACAATTAATTTATGTTCTACATAGTCAAAGTCAAAATTTgtgaactttgaccaaatatttaggaaaaaatatcaacattttgCAATGTAAAATTTATAGTGTTAAAATCAACATAAAGTATATTTTCGTATTATATATATTTGGTATTATAAATGTTGATATCTTTATAGTTTTCTTagttaaattttattttattttattttaactaaatCTAGAATGCAAAATAGTTAAGTAGATAAAAATCGGATGAACCATTAGCCTTTGACAATGAACCATTCGATCCTGTTTTTGACATGTAGGCCAGGTTGCATTTGGGTCCacagatcaatggagcaggagtaAGGAAAGTTTATTCCATTCTTTGGAGGTGAGGAAACGTCGCTATCAGTGCCATACGACTAAACAACACCTTCATCCCATTGGTGTGCTCTTTCCCCTCCAGTTCTTCTTCTCCACTGACTGGTTTCGGGAATCACGCTCTCCTCTCGTCACAAACAAGGTATGAAGAGTCTATGAGCCTAGCTAGGAGATTAATCATTTTTCATCACTCAAAAGCTCAGATGCTTGAGCTATTATTATTCAATTCTTAGCTACTGTTTTTGTTCTGATTTGTAAGCAGCTCACTATCAACCCTGCCATACCAGAAGCTCTTGATTTTCCCTCTGCGTGTATAAGTATATTTTATCATTTTGCTGAGTATTCGTAGGTATTCGATTTATCCCTCCGCTGTTACCAGAGAAGAGGGATGGGAGAGTCCGTCCAAACAATATAGATAGGGTTCTACCTGATTTTGATCAAAATCTGTTTAATCTCGGTCGATTTAAACATGATATACCTATTATTGGATTCACAATTGGGGATTATTTTGCTCAGAGTGTTCTGGGGCCATATGGGGCTGAGGCATCTCTTCGGGGTCACTTGCTTGTGGACCCTCTCGTGTGCCTTGCTTCTTGGCGCTTCCTCTGATGGCTTGCTGAGGATCAACCTGAGCAAGAAAAGGCTGGACAGTGAAACTCTGTCTGCCGCAAAGTTGGCAAGGCAGGAGAGATCAGATGGTGGATCTCGCCGCTATTTCGGCGTTTCAGGCGATGACATAGTTCCTCTGGACAACTACCTTGACACCCAGTACTATGGAGAGATTGGTGTCGGCACACCGCCACAAAACTTCACAGTGATATTTGACACCGGGAGCTCCAACTTGTGGGTTCCATCGTCGAAATGCTATTTTTCGGTAAGTTTTGTTGCCTAACAGACCTATTGATACTATGGTTCATTTGGATGATAGAAAACATAACTTTGATGCATTGGTGTTCTATGTATTCCAGGTAGCATGCTACTTGCACCATAAGTACAAGTCAACCAAATCGAGCACTTACAAAAAGAATGGTATGAACATActctctccgatccataataagggaGTAATACTTTGCTTCTGTTCAATCTTGGCCTTTTCTTTTGCGAGTCAAAAAAAAGAGAATGGTTCTTGACTTGTTGCACAGTTGTAATTTTAGTTGTTAAAACTGTTCAGGGGAAGCTTGCACAATTAGCTATGGCTCTGGGTCAATTGCTGGCTTCTTCAGTGAGGACAGCGTGTTAGTTGGTGACCTTGTTGTAAAAAATCAGGTGAACTATTGAACGAATAGCTCAGTAAAACATGGGTATGCATTATTACCATTGCTGTAGCTCTATTGTGCTTTCAGAAATTTATCGAGACAACCCGTGAAGAAAGTCCTACTTTTATCATCGGAAAGTTTGATGGTATACTTGGGCTTGGATTTCCTGAGATATCTGTGGGAAGTGCCCCTCCAATTTGGTATATATTCAAGACCTTGGATAGGTAATCATGATGTCACAATCCCAACGATGTTGTTGCTTTAATGCCCGTTCCTATACTGTATGAACAAACAGGCAGAGCATGCAAGAGCAGAAACTGATTGCTAAGGACATCTTCTCGTTCTGGCTTAACCGTGACCCCGAGGCGACCGCAGGAGGTGAGCTCGTCTTTGGGGGAGTAGACAAGAAGCACTACAAGGGGGAACATACATATGTTCCTGTCACTCGCAAAGGCTACTGGCAGTTTGAAATGGGTGATCTTCTTATCGATGGCCAATCAACTGGCTTCTGTACTGGCGGTTGCGCTGCAATTGTTGACTCGGGGACATCACTGCTCGCTGGCCCAACAGTATGCATTTTTTCTGATCTCTTAAGTGGTACATCATGGGCATGTTTCAGAATATCTTTTCTAGCTGAAActtttgtatcttatatggctgcaGACCATAGTGGCCCAAGTCAACCATGCAATTGGAGCTGAGGGTATCATCAGTACAGAATGCAAGCAGGTggtgagagagtatggagagatgATCCTTGAGATGCTTGTAGCACAGGTTTTCTGCTTTCCCCTCCTACTACTTTTACAATGCTAGCAGGAATCTTGATGCATCTCAATCCCATTTTATCATATCTTGAACTAACCAATTATGAAAACAATATATTTCCTTGTGGTTGAGCAGACAAGGCCACAAAAGGTGTGCAGTCAAATCGGTCTCTGCGTGTTTGATGGTAGTCACTCTGTCAGGTACGCATGGAGTCTTCCATTTTGCCACATGTGTATTAAAAAAAGTCATACTAATAAACTTTTTTTTCACGAACTACCATGCAGCAACCCAATTGAATCTGTTGTCGAGAAAGAGAAACGGGGTTCTGATCTTCTCTGCACTGCCTGTGAGATGGCTGTTGTCTGGATACAGAACCGGCTTCGACAAAACCAAACGAAAGAGCTCATCTTGCAGTATGTGAATCAGGTCAGTACAGCTGGTTACTTCCTTCACACCATTATTTCCATGATTGCCATGTGGGTGCAGAGTGTGATAGATGAAGTCTGATTTGAATGTGGGTTGCAGCTATGTGAGCGTCTCCCGAGCCCAAATGGAGAATCAACTGTCGATTGCCATCAGATCTCGAAGATGCCTAATCTTGCCTTCACCATAGCTAACAAGACATTCAGATTGACGCCAGAGCAGGTGAAATTATTATTTTCTCCAAACTTGCTCTGAAGTGTTATAATTCTTGGAGACATGACATCTATATACCAAGTCATACCTTCAGGCTTCAGATAAGATAGTCAACTAGGACCAGTCTGAATGATGTTGGCTGGGTTCAAACTGACTGTTTGCCTTAGTCACTCTTCATACTCTGTTTCATACATTATTTGTGCAATGATCTGATCGTTTTTCCTTTGTGCTGCAGTATGTGGTAAAGCTGGAGCAGTCAGGTCAGACCATTTGCATAAGCGGGTTCATGGCGTTCGACGTTCCACCCCCTCGTGGCCCGCTCTGGTAGGCGGCATAATCATCCAAACTGCAACCTTGTGTTGCATTTCCTTTTTATTCTTGGAGATCATGTTATCTTGTTTCGATATCGCAGGATACTCGGAGATGTCTTCATGGGCGCGTACCACACTGTCTTTGACTTTGGCCAGAGCAGGATTGGGTTCGCCGAAACTGCGTGAGGCGCTCTACATCGTTCTTCGCGGTCACAGCGTGCATACATATGCCGTATATTTTTTTCCAAGCGATCCACACGGGATCGATTACATATGCCGTATATAAGTTGCGAGGTCAAGTAGAAACCTAGTAGAAAGGAATACACAGATTTATGTATACATAATTTCTCTGGCTGGCTGCTACGTACTGGTCCTGCAAACAGTACACGATATGAGGTTTATGTAACGAGCACGGTGAAtcaactttttttttcctttttttttcgcgGGTGTAtcctgaattctgtgaggaatcaGGACACGATATCACATCCTGAATTATGCGAGGAATTGGAGCACGGCGATGGAATGAGGACACGATATTATCCTATTGATCAGCAGCGTCCAGATTACCTCCCCACGGGGAGTACTCTTTCTTTCGACCTTTTCACACCGAAAGCTACAAATTTATTATTTTTATCCTCAAACAGAAAATGCCAGCGCTGATCCTCAAATTCTGCCAGACCATTGCGCTCTCCTGTCCCGAGCTCCCCTGAAATCCCAAATCGCTTAAATTCCCACGGTAGCAAGCATTGGAGGAAATGTTCTATTTGCCAATACCGAAAGGAACCTGAGCTAGTGTGAGTGCTAGGGCGCCCCCAACCATTGTTGGGGACACCATTGTAAAAACCAAGCCCAGAGAGATATATCTTGGGGGACACCACCTCCAGGGTGTCACACGGTTGGCAACAACGGATGAATCTACTTGTGTTTTTGAACCGTCTCCCAGTAACCTCGGGTTTACTGTCTCTTTCGGCGCCATCATAACTGGTGAGCTTCCTTGCTTCTTAACTAGTATTGTGCAGAGCCACTCGCCGGTCCCTGCCTCCTCCGTCGGCCGCTCCGGCGACGGGAGGGGGTGGAGACCCGGAGTAACGGCTCCGGCCTGTAGTGGGTTGGCCTAGTGCTTTCTTGAGGCGCTGCTTCTATGGAGGAGACTGCACCGCGTCGAAATAATTTGCCTCTGCTCTTCCTCCGTCTCGGCGTCGCTCTAACCGGCAGCGTCGTGGGGCAGgtggctgcggtgacccagcataccactgcatgttgtagtatacaagtcgttgatatgatctttgtgaaggggcttcctcacaaattgccatatccctcagagtggtacaacagaaacattgcaggtcataacactccatactttattacaaacattgtcttacaagttggtattctcacaggtcctatgagaacaccctaagagactactaaagtaccattacaacttatactaaagatgaaaagagctcaacaacttatttaggtaagttctacgttgctcggctctatgatactaaggtatgtcactactcctccacctccgtgtcatctggtccgtagactatcccatagtctacgccttccactccgccggtaagatcgggttcttcgtagaccagctcgtagcttccttctggtctccatcgttgatagcctccacttcgggatcacgagtctagcaagggtgtcgaaagaaagtgagtacgagaggtactcagcaagttctaaaagaataaaaggtgtttgatgcactagctacgaccattgatcgggaaatcgcaggtcaatgcatgttttgaaaacatttcttcaaaaggttgcttttattatgaaaactatgcccgtcggtcttcacgagttgaccggaacttcgtggagttcctttctgcccgcgttcgcagttcccttccggaacaaggagtgacagccacaatttgatacactctgcagaggtgcgttacttttcccacaagagatctcaccctttttgccatccgcgagggacttgcccccgttcacacttcctttgatgtgaggccaggtataaagatccaagcccacatcgccttctccgcgactgcaaacccacccttttgtccgaccgtatacctccagtagacttcccccgataatacggctttactcatggtatactccggacaatccttcatagatcggaagagattaacatcaccaatggatggggatttaaaaggatttcccaacctattgcggcagtgcctccagcaccccaccgtctctccgatccgttggcgtgcggaagggaaagatacagctggcttttccagagccattatagatctcatggtcaacgcggtttgtacggcgctagaatcatctggacggcattggtaatttaatcctagggtgatataacccattgcaatggaacctccaccatatcaacacataccatggttccattgccagccacatagtcatattcatagttggaaaataacatttcatttgcgatgcgagaacgataagtatatagctttgcattaaaagtagtagaaaataatcaagttgacatgagcaagggtgaacttgcacgtggactacgagatagtgcggttcaatgcggttgatggaacctggacctcgggttacgtaagaagcatcattgtccggtaaggacaatgttataaaaatccaaataatgcaatcatggatgtattattttatgttgaatccctttaccccattgaattattacaatttagggttgtatttaagatttatgtctttgacggtaatttacaattgatttaaaagtattactcattgtaattcacacaaagtacaacaattcaaagtaaaatgattttacttgataattaccttagttattccaaaataatttgaaattatagagttacctctatagtttttgggaataaaaaggaatatagtattttcttggaaaaataccctttgcaatagatatgacatggaatattagaatttccttttgaaatgtttgaaaataagtatttgaacttatttgatatttttccttgaattttaaatacaaggaaataataattaaaaattccaagttattatttgaattttgaaaattcataattttgaatttgtttcttaaattccatttcatattttattcttgttaagatttatttttcattcataaatccaatttttattggatttttagagttgtttatgatttattaaaatttggtaaagttttggtcttttattaaatgaaaaatgaccaaaataccccctggacccctattgggcccagcccaatagcctaactcagggacggcccaaataggctggcccccttttgggtttggtggcgccgaagcggcccaccactctcactctcactcggccctcttctcactcgtctaaccctaatcggcggcgaccacgaggcgatggcgtcgccgccatggccgccgccttgctccggccatcaccggcctcctccgccgtggccacctaccgatctagaaccgcctcgagcggatctatcgatctgtccgagccgtttctctcctctcgtcctctcctggcgaatcgcctcgatctggatctcctggagaatcgccatgggcgatctggtggtctccgacgagctctcgccttcgtcgtcgacgtgtgcgcctccgagaccgacctggcgcgggtgctgcttgcagcgcctgtgccgtcgtctccatctttgtctgctgtggtggtgttcgtcggcgtaacgccggcgacttccctggctttgcggctgctatggccgcgcgggcctttgcctcgccatgccatagtttCACGCCTGCGGCGCGGGTAAGTcctatgctcctcctccttctcttctgtgcgcttccccttgttactgtgcttcttcctcctcatgctatgTCACTCTCTggtgatcttgtgatcatctagagttaTGCTCTTCTTGCGCAATCTTACGTGGCTCGGTTTCattgcaagctcatggcccaattaccatttccTGAGTGCTGGCACATGCTTGCCTTGCTTCTTTGTTCATGCTATGCTTGCCTTGTTGCTACCCCTAGCATGATCTACACTTACCATGCTCTcttgtgcttgctcaagagctatctatgccatgctatgattggttatgacttgcttatgctcactggtctatcatgcttgcttgtctaggtgcactTGTGATGCATCCGTGATACTTGTGTGTGTGCGGAGGTGCACGTGATATGATTCGAGTACTAATTCtgcaatccaatgatccattggatcatttcttgcttgttggcaaatctctctgtgtagcttggcttgctatgattgatcaatttgatcaattgtttgtcggtgattgcttactggctaacactgtggttatatggttcacttatttggtgatgctgatgctcaagcatcactgtgctgttgcttacttgctctagtggctatgaattaagttgt contains:
- the LOC124660243 gene encoding aspartic proteinase-like; its protein translation is MGLRHLFGVTCLWTLSCALLLGASSDGLLRINLSKKRLDSETLSAAKLARQERSDGGSRRYFGVSGDDIVPLDNYLDTQYYGEIGVGTPPQNFTVIFDTGSSNLWVPSSKCYFSVACYLHHKYKSTKSSTYKKNGEACTISYGSGSIAGFFSEDSVLVGDLVVKNQKFIETTREESPTFIIGKFDGILGLGFPEISVGSAPPIWQSMQEQKLIAKDIFSFWLNRDPEATAGGELVFGGVDKKHYKGEHTYVPVTRKGYWQFEMGDLLIDGQSTGFCTGGCAAIVDSGTSLLAGPTTIVAQVNHAIGAEGIISTECKQVVREYGEMILEMLVAQTRPQKVCSQIGLCVFDGSHSVSNPIESVVEKEKRGSDLLCTACEMAVVWIQNRLRQNQTKELILQYVNQLCERLPSPNGESTVDCHQISKMPNLAFTIANKTFRLTPEQYVVKLEQSGQTICISGFMAFDVPPPRGPLWILGDVFMGAYHTVFDFGQSRIGFAETA